A genomic region of Hippoglossus hippoglossus isolate fHipHip1 chromosome 8, fHipHip1.pri, whole genome shotgun sequence contains the following coding sequences:
- the bptf gene encoding nucleosome-remodeling factor subunit BPTF isoform X9 — protein MRGKRGRPPKALPTDEEPSPAATRGLRPRRNLKPRLRDSGDEESPTREPTKPSRKRRGGPGGTSARGRGRGRGGGGRGGRGGRGGKRTAAASKAVVYDDHESDEDEDDAVSLRSEEEEELVAAEPPSEEDEALKEESDCLEDDVLDEEEEVVEEEEVEDDASHCTESSFRSQSTHASTPGKKKLRAPRPRSPILEEKEIPPLELPETSEDLLVPNEELLNATSIYEVLRNFSTVLRLSPFRFEDFCAALVGQEQCTLIAETHNSLLKAILREEDSSNTTFGPADLKDSFNSTLYFIDGMTWPEVLRAYCESDREYQHVLPYQEVDEYPYGPTESKIKVLQFLVDQFLTTNIAREELMSDGSVLYDDHCRVCHRLGDLLCCETCTAVYHLECVKPPLEEVPEDEWQCEICVAHKVPGVTDCVAEAQKIRPYIRQEPIGYDRHQRKYWFLNRRIIVEEYGEHKTKKIWYYSTKAQLEELMESLDKEYWEVDLHATLEEMREEVQAHMDVTEDLTNKARGNNKAYLTAVNDVITEHLKVRLQAKRRAEEGKQETESGSVKAAEETTDFTSQLENSEHKVPESREDASSRAASVPPSAEESCRSDPNPGSASQDSAVPKTESTETKEETEPGHARSQESGEPPTAAKQERTDENLKVELNSDNSLTQTQDQPQQQSSQPDTSSGSNLPDLADRSSQSSFTSQDGAEDYHERVKSEGVRGAAQEVNNQTPRASKESSPVRSDVGSLRLSFLKRDLTVNLNSLFKLGQEGKYRVYHNQYSTNVLALNKHQHREDHDKRRHLSHKFSLTTAAEFKWNGSIYGSRSLTVSTLRLTIIQLETNVPGPFMHPNWAAHRNNWNKAVQMCSKAREFALALAILECAIKPVVMLPVWKDSLGHTRLHRMTSMEREDKEKGKKREKKLEDEETLQQATWVKYTIPIKHQVWKQKGEEYRVTGYGGWSWVSKTHVPRFVPKLPGNTNVNYRKDLEAAKLKEKGRKEKAASCTNNQKKLMETEKQDAADEDKEQTSLIASAQITSSEEDCKPQSSKEEETPSEKKEEGKEVEEKLEDEKMEVEPCPETAASSEEKDKAEDKGPSSSTVEPVKEEAVKSVEPPKEEERAASKPYYDVVNVSEGFQLRTAYKKKVKPSKLDGLLERRVKQFTLEEKQRLERVRQAALLSKVPATKTNLGLKTEGSTLDKQQPAVTPCVKAEEKEENLHVKDNVVKKLDFEQEAKTDSVDVKSEPTATNHSKETEVSAVQSDSGEALTHKEVNGGPLANSNNCISEAIENKEKTQKPEVTLAGENPKKRGFEEMEKSSGQGVAESMEVEQNKSSPVQVNGQAMVPAATAASARVQDDIKPVKSLMNGGLSQNDVSDSCHPPPLKVPKLENHVAEKGDALSRKEDVAVDSEETTPAKLLSSSTSCVKSISSDNCSGSEGLKTTTAESQSVPTTSSVTKPDGTPQAASGTVSSVTTTTQSSTSAPVAVVSQRSKHPVADTKTGTTGSAAASSMTISKEYSTKDRVSLLRFSKCKKARSGTALPSYRKFVTKSSKKSIFVLPNDDLKRLARRGAIREVPIFNYNAKPALDIWPYPSPRPTFGITWRYRLQTVRSLAGVSLMLRLLWACLRWDDMAVRAAANAGVTRKETSETDITTTEIIKRRDVGPYGIRSEYCIRKIICPLGTRDTPKETPTPQRKGLRSSALRPKKQQPAKLTGPIAVETWVPEEEMELWEIRAFAERLEKEKSQGSDPSKTGSSLRTAEDVKAHLENQLKQARLAAQQKRLEQQRPGTPVSTTTATTPSASTPASTGLRTGQVTPGTKMVLASKLGSAVSFQQDKNFHQSFASWVKQGQTNNSSSASCGSVATVASSITTSGQTFQIAGSPVTVAGQVLAAKLPLPANSKIVTLNMPTTQGGVVQQKVLGIFPSGPPANLRTYSTLHPTTGNINLRATTSGSAAQQQASTAAGQTQPCAAMSPSTPLSTSVGTAMVRGPAMTQQGQPQQMVPGSTPVPTAAAAQRAAAPAPSPHATATAPGQTPVAPTQTNRPQQGQVKLTMAQLMQLTQSAQGGNPGLTVVIQGQGQSQGQLQIIPQGVTVIPGPGQQLMQAAMPNGQVQRFLFTPMAPSSSPTTATPPVPQTPQTQMSTPAQARTTAHVQTTPSALAQTQMTAPLPTPTQMPGLAPSPASVPVPAPAQAAAQTLMQTQVPTAFPQSIPAQSQISAPALLQAAAQASTQVFSSTPGVLPTQPQVARSVPAPAYPVLGMTQKVFTSAPQVSPMVQTQVATFAPGLFPTQTQTSMTLPVPGQFAPQAQVQAHALNTSPGLTPTPVQMHMTAPSPAVAPVSVKAAQVAAATNSAQIQVSASLPSAVPVPTPALAPVSAPVLAVVSGQIAVPSPAKALTQIQVTAPVPLHAAMAGAVVTTVTATSTTPSVPALIEQRAAQPQVWIPAASQGQTPVQPAQQAAAPIQAPVPASAPFTPLPQASLTPQSQAQVQHPTVVSMQQVSQMPVSAVQVQMKGIPVSSVTTVRAPQPQLQPQTTTQLQPQPQAQIHAQIQVQPFGQVQQIPHIQAQAHLQPKAQAQIHPQVRVQFQPHAPQAQVQPLAQIQPQPQVQSQPQVQSQAQNQLHHQVQVQFQQQGQIQPQAPQQTQPQFQIQSPQQLQVQAQPQVQAKLQVQFQPQTQNQVQTQPQLQVQSPIRHQLITVPGLQQPVQLLSALPPHVAAQIQAQIQAQAQQQGGTVPQQIKLQLPIQIQQAGGQIQAHQIQNMVTIQAPASVQEHLQRLQQQQQQQQQQQQQQQQQQQQQQQQQQQPPPPKKKKHHEAKREQKEPNLQNLPTLSPGDGIQKQVVVKQNAAAEQLKQRKSLAAAEREENQRMIVCNQVMKFILDKIEKDEKQAAKKRKKEEVVEQKRFKQNATKLTALLYKHKEQLKAEILKKRALLDKELQLQVQEELRRDLARLQKEKEKARAAITQAAAATVKAASSHSSHPSHSTHSPHSSHTVTSPPSSHKRKREEERDKDRPRERDRHHDKDKKRDRDKDKDRDRCKDRDKDKDKDKEKDKDKDKDKDKDKDRDRDREREKNRERDRERDKDRDGDREKDGDSSSSKHKKKKKLSSTSKDHKKDNKLYCVCKTAYDESKFYIGCDLCSNWFHGACVGITEKEAKKLEDFVCNDCKQGQEGGSNEELYCICRTPYDESQFYIGCDRCQNWYHGRCVGILQSEATHIDVYVCPQCQSTEDAMTVLTPLTDKDNEGLKRILRSLQTHKMAWPFLEPVDPHDAPDYYRVIKEPMDFSTMETRLQRRHYHKLTEFVADVTKIFDNCRYYNPNDTPFFQCAEVLEAFFVQKLKGFKASRSHNNKLQSSSAS, from the exons atgagagggaagagaggcAGGCCGCCCAAAGCCCTGCCGACCGACGAGGAGCCGTCCCCGGCCGCGACCCGGGGCTTGCGACCGCGGCGGAACCTGAAGCCCCGGCTGCGGGACAGCGGGGACGAGGAGAGCCCCACGCGGGAGCCCACCAAGCCGAGCCGAAAGAGGCGAGGGGGACCCGGCGGCACGTCGGCGCGGGGCAGGGGACGAGGCAGAGGCGGCGGcggcagaggaggcagagggggacGGGGAGGGAAGCGGACGGCGGCCGCCTCCAAAGCGGTGGTGTACGACGACCACGAGAgcgacgaggacgaggacgacgCTGTCAGCCTGAGgtcggaggaggaagaggagctggtgGCGGCGGAGCCCCCGTCCGAGGAGGACGAGGCCCTGAAAGAGGAGTCCGACTGCCTGGAAGATGATGTgctggacgaggaggaggaggtggtggaggaggaggaggtggaggatgatGCCAGCCACTGCACTGAGAGCAGCTTTCGGAGCCAGAGCACACACGCCAGCACCCCGG GGAAGAAAAAGCTTCGGGCTCCCCGTCCTCGCTCTCCCAtcctggaggagaaggagattcCTCCTCTGGAGCTTCCCGAGACCTCGGAGGATCTCCTGGTGCCGAACGAGGAGCTGCTCAACGCCACCTCCATCTACGAGGTGCTGCGGAACTTCAGCACGGTGCTGCGTCTCTCGCCCTTCCGCTTCGAGGACTTCTGCGCAGCTCTGGTCGGCCAGGAGCAGTGCACTTTAATAGCAGAGACCCACAATTCCCTCCTGAAGGCCATCCTGCGCGAGGAGGACTCCTCCAACACTACCTTCGGCCCTGCTGACCTCAAGGACAGTTTCAACTCCACTCTGTACTTTATTGACGGCATGACGTGGCCTGAGGTGTTGCGGGCGTACTGCGAGAGCGACCGGGAGTACCAGCATGTCCTCCCGTACCAGGAGGTGGACGAGTATCCCTACGGCCCTACGGAGAGTAAGATCAAGGTGCTACAGTTCTTGGTGGACCAGTTTCTCACCACCAACATCGCCCGCGAGGAGCTGATGTCCGACGGCAGCGTGCTGTACGACGACCACTGCCGCGTGTGTCACCGACTGGGCGACCTGCTGTGCTGCGAGACCTGCACGGCGGTCTACCACCTGGAGTGCGTGAAGCCGCCGCTGGAGGAGGTTCCAGAGGATGAGTGGCAGTGTGAGATCTGCGTGGCTCACAAGGTGCCCGGTGTCACGGACTGTGTAGCAGAGGCACAGAAGATCAGGCCCTACATCCGCCAGGAGCCCATCGGGTATGACCGGCACCAGAGGAAATACTGGTTCTTGAACAGAAGGATTATTGT CGAGGAGTACGGGGAGCACAAGACGAAAAAGATCTGGTACTACAGCACCAAGGCGCAGCTGGAGGAGCTCATGGAGAGCCTGGATAAGGAGTACTGGGAGGTGGACCTGCATGCCACgctggaggagatgagggaggaggtgcaggCTCACATGGACGTCACAGAGGACCTCACCAACAAAGCCCGTGGAAACAACAAAGCCTACCTCACCGCTGTCAACG ATGTGATCACGGAGCATTTGAAGGTCAGGCTGCAGGCGAAGAGACGAGCAGAGGAAGGAAAGCAGGAAACAGAATCGGGTTCCGttaaagcagcagaagaaactACTGACTTCACCTCGCAGCTCGAGAACAGCGAGCACAAAGTCCCCGAGTCCAGGGAAGATGCTAGTTCCCGAG CAGCCTCGGTTCCTCCttctgcagaggagagctgcAGGTCGGATCCTAACCCCGGCTCAGCCTCCCAGGACTCGGCTGTGCCTAAAACAGAATCCACCGAGACCAAGGAGGAAACTGAGCCCGGTCACGCCAGGAGCCAGGAGAGTGGAGAGCCGCCTACAGCGGCAAAGCAGGAGAGGACAG ATGAGAACTTGAAAGTGGAGTTAAACAGTGACAACTCGCTGACACAAACCCAAGATCAGCCTCAGCAGCAGTCGTCTCAGCCGGACACGAGTAGCGGCAGCAACCTGCCTGACCTGGCTGATCGCTCCTCGCAGTCGTCTTTCACCAGTCAGGATGGGGCAG AGGATTATCACGAAAGGGTCAAAAGTGAAGGAGTGAGAGGAGCAGCCCAGGAAGTGAATAACCAGACGCCCAGAGCCAGCAAAGAG TCATCCCCAGTTCGCTCCGACGTTGGCTCTTTGCGACTCAGCTTCTTGAAAAGGGACCTGACGGTGAATCTGAACAGCTTGTTCAAGCTGGGTCAGGAGGGTAAATACAGGGTCTACCACAACCAGTACAGCACCAACGTCCTGGCCCTCAACAAACATCAGCACCGCGAGGACCACGACAAGAGACGCCACCTGTCGCACAAGTTCAGCCTGACCACCGCGGCCGAGTTCAAGTGGAACGGCTCCATCTACGGTTCTCGGAGCCTGACTGTCTCCACCCTGCGTCTCACCATCATCCAGCTGGAGACCAACGTGCCCGGACCCTTCATGCATCCTAACTGGGCAGCGCACAG GAACAACTGGAACAAAGCAGTGCAGATGTGCAGCAAGGCCAGGGAATTTGCTCTGGCCTTGGCCATACTGGAGTGTGCCATCAAACCAGTGGTCATGCTGCCTGTATGGAAAGATTCTCTCGGACACACGAG GCTACATCGCATGACCTCCATGGAGCgggaagacaaagagaagggGAAGAAGCGAGAGAAGAAactggaggatgaggagacgCTGCAGCAGGCCACCTGGGTGAAGTACACCATCCCCATCAAACACCAG GTGTGGAAGCAGAAGGGGGAGGAGTACAGGGTGACTGGTTATGGTGGCTGGAGCTGGGTCAGTAAGACCCATGTGCCACGTTTTGTTCCCAAGTTACCAGGGAACACAAATGTAAACTACCGCAAAGACCTGGAGG CAGCTAAACTCAAAgagaagggaaggaaggaaaaggcAGCATCTTGCACAAACAACCAGAAGAAGTTGATGGAAACTGAGAAGCAGGATGCAGCGGATGAGGACAAGGAGCAAACGTCTCTCATTGCATCAGCTCAGATCACCTCATCAGAGGAGGACTGCAAACCTCAGAGCTCAAAAGAGGAAGAAACCCCCTctgagaagaaggaggaggggaaagaagtggaggagaagtTAGAAGATGAAAAAATGGAGGTTGAGCCCTGCCCAGAAACTGCTGCTTCAAGTGAAGAGAAAG ATAAAGCTGAAGACAAAGGCCCGTCCTCGTCGACTGTGGAGCCTGTGAAGGAAGAAGCAGTCAAGAGTGTAGAACCAcccaaggaggaggagagggctgCATCGAAGCCGTACTACGATGTTGTGAACGTCAGCGAGGGCTTCCAGCTGCGGACGGCGTACAAGAAGAAGGTAAAGCCGTCCAAACTGGACGGGCTTCTGGAGCGCCGGGTCAAACAGTTCACcctggaggagaaacagaggctGGAGCGGGTGAGGCAGGCGGCCCTGCTGTCCAAAGTACCAGCCACTAAGACTAATTTAGGGCTGAAGACCGAAGGATCCACGTTGGACAAACAGCAGCCTGCTGTGACCCCGTGtgtgaaagcagaggagaaggaggagaactTACACGTGAAGGACAACGTGGTTAAAAAGCTCGACTTTGAGCAGGAGGCGAAAACGGACAGCGTGGACGTCAAATCAGAACCGACGGCAACCAACCACAGCAAAGAGACAGAGGTGAGCGCTGTGCAGAGCGACAGTGGGGAGGCCTTAACCCATAAAGAGGTGAATGGAGGGCCCTTAGCAAACAGTAACAATTGTATATCAGAGGcaatagaaaataaagagaagacACAGAAGCCAGAGGTGACGCTAGCGGGAGAGAATCCTAAAAAACGTGGGTTcgaggagatggagaaaagcAGCGGACAGGGCGTCGCAGAGAGCATGGAGGTCGAGCAGAACAAGAGCAGTCCGGTGCAGGTGAATGGACAAGCTATGGTCCCTGCCGCTACTGCAGCCTCAGCCAGAGTCCAAGATGATATCAAGCCCGTGAAGTCTCTGATGAATGGAGGCCTCTCACAGAACGATGTGTCCGACTCGTGTCATCCACCTCCCCTGAAAGTCCCCAAATTGGAGAACCACGTGGCGGAGAAAGGAGACGCTCTGAGTAGGAAAGAGGATGTGGCGGTGGACAGTGAGGAAACCACACCAGCCAAGCTTTTATCCTCAAGCACCTCCTGTGTGAAAAGCATTAGCTCTGACAACTGCAGTGGTAGCGAAGGTTTGAAAACCACAACTGCAGAGTCTCAAAGTGTCCCAACCACCAGCAGCGTCACTAAGCCTGATGGGACGCCTCAAGCAGCGAGTGGCACAGTCTCCTccgtcaccaccaccacccagtCCAGCACCTCTGCACCTGTAGCAGTCGTCTCACAGAGGAGCAAACATCCAGTCGCTGACACCAAGACGGGCACGACGGGTTCAGCAGCAGCCAGCTCCATGACGATCAGTAAAGAGTACTCCACCAAAGACAGAGTCAGCCTCCTGAGGTTCTCCAAATGCAAGAAGGCTCGCTCGGGCACCGCGCTGCCGTCCTACCGCAAGTTTGTTACCAAGAGCAGCAAGAAGAGTATCTTCGTCCTGCCGAACGATGACCTGAAGAGGCTGGCGAGGAGAGGGGCCATCAGGGAGGTGCCCATCTTCAACTACAACGCCAAGCCAGCCCTGGATATTTGGCCCTACCCTTCACCTCGGCCCACGTTTGGGATCACATGGAG GTACCGTCTCCAGACTGTGAGGTCACTGGCAGGGGTCAGCCTGATGCTGAGGCTGCTGTGGGCCTGTCTGAGGTGGGACGACATGGCTGTTAGAGCGGCTGCCAATGCAGGGGTTACTCGGAAAG AAACCTCGGAGACGGATATCACCACGACGGAGATTATAAAACGAAGAGACGTGGGGCCGTATGGCATCCGCTCGGAATACTGCATCAGGAAGATCATCTGTCCCCTCGGGACAAGAGACACTCCCAAAG AGACCCCCACTCCACAGAGGAAAGGCCTGCGCTCGAGCGCCTTGAGGCCCAAGAAGCAGCAGCCAGCTAAGCTGACTGGGCCCATCGCTGTGGAGACGTGGGTTCCCgaagaggagatggagctgTGGGAGATCAGGGCCTTTGCAgagag GTTGGAGAAGGAGAAGTCACAGGGTTCAGATCCCTCCAAGACTGGCAGCAGCCTGAGGACGGCAGAGGATGTCAAGGCCCATCTGGAGAATCAGCTGAAACAGGCCAGACTGGCTGCCCAGCAG aaacgtctggagcagcagagacCGGGTACACCTGTTTCCACCACAACAGCCACCACCCCCTCAGCCAGCACGCCGGCATCCACGGGCCTGAGGACAGGCCAGGTCACACCTGGAACCAAGATGGTCCTCGCCTCCAAACTGGGCTCAGCAGTTTCCTTCCAGCAAGACAAGAATTTCCACCAGTCGTTTGCTTCCTGGGTCAAGCAGGGTCAgaccaacaacagcagctcag CCTCCTGTGGCTCGGTGGCCACCGTGGCTAGCAGCATCACCACCTCAGGGCAAACCTTCCAGATCGCTGGCAGCCCCGTGACTGTGGCTGGCCAGGTCCTCGCTGCCAAACTCCCGCTGCCCGCTAACAGCAAGATTGTCACGCTCAACATGCCCACTACTCAAGGAG GTGTAGTCCAACAGAAGGTTCTGGGCATTTTCCCCTCTGGGCCTCCTGCGAACCTGAGGACATACAGCACACTACATCCTACGACCGGCAACATCAACCTCAGAGCCACCACCTCTGGCTCAGCTGCTCAGCAACAG GCCAGTACAGCTGCAGGTCAAACCCAGCCTTGCGCTGCGATGAGCCCGTCAACCCCCCTGTCTACCTCTGTGGGCACCGCGATGGTCCGAGGTCCAGCGATGACTCAACAAG GCCAACCTCAGCAGATGGTGCCGGGTTCGACACCTGTGCCGACGGCAGCAGCCGCTCAGAGAGCAGCGGCTCCTGCACCATCACCTCATGCAACCGCCACAGCTCCTGGACAGACGCCTGTAGCTCCCACCCAGACCAACAGACCACAGCAGGGTCAAGTCAAACTAACTATGGCGCAGCTCATGCAGCTGACACAGAGCGCTCAG GGTGGAAACCCCGGTCTGACGGTGGTGATCCAGGGTCAGGGCCAGAGCCAGGGTCAGCTGCAAATCATCCCACAGGGTGTAACAGTCATTCCTGGCCCCGGTCAGCAGCTAATGCAGGCAGCCATGCCGAATGGTCAGGTCCAGCgcttcctcttcactcccaTGGCCCCATCCTCATCACCCACTACTGCCACCCCTCCTGTACCTCAGACCCCTCAAACCCAAATGTCGACTCCAGCTCAAGCCAGAACCACTGCACATGTCCAGACGACTCCCTCAGCCTTAGcccaaacacaaatgacagcCCCTCTACCTACCCCAACACAAATGCCAGGTTTGGCCCCCAGCCCAGCTTCAGTCCCTGTGCCTGCTCCGGCACAAGCTGCAGCCCAGACCTTGATGCAAACACAAGTTCCAACTGCTTTCCCACAATCCATCCCTGCTCAATCACAGATATCTGCGCCTGCCCTGCTACAAGCTGCAGCTCAGGCCTCCACACAGGTTTTCTCCTCCACACCAGGCGTTCTCCCCACACAACCACAAGTGGCAAGATCTGTGCCAGCCCCCGCTTACCCTGTCCTGGGTATGACTCAGAAAGTCTTCACCTCAGCCCCTCAAGTCTCACCCATGGTCCAAACCCAAGTCGCCACCTTTGCCCCAGGCTTGTTCCCCACACAAACCCAAACTTCCATGACGCTGCCTGTCCCTGGACAGTTTGCACCTCAGGCCCAGGTCCAGGCACATGCCCTCAACACCTCCCCGGGCTTGACCCCAACCCCTGTCCAGATGCACATGACTGCCCCTTCCCCTGCTGTCGCCCCCGTCTCAGTCAAGGCTGCCCAAGTTGCAGCCGCTACCAACTCTGCCCAAATACAAGTTTCTGcctctcttccctctgcagTCCCAGTCCCAACCCCCGCTCTTGCTCCGGTCTCTGCTCCTGTTTTAGCTGTTGTGTCCGGTCAGATTGCTGTCCCGTCCCCGGCTAAAGCTCTAACCCAAATTCAAGTCACAGCTCCAGTTCCCCTCCACGCTGCTATGGCCGGTGCTGTTGTCACAACGGTCACAGCCACCTCCACAACACCTTCAGTGCCAG CTCTGATAGAACAGAGGGCAGCTCAGCCCCAGGTTTGGATTCCAGCCGCATCTCAAGGTCAGACTCCTGTTCAGCCGGCTCAGCAGGCGGCAGCTCCCATTCAGGCACCTGTACCTGCCTCTGCACCTTTTACGCCCCTGCCACAAGCATCTCTTACTCCCCAGTCTCAAGCACAAGTCCAGCACCCTACAGTTGTGTCCATGCAGCAGGTTTCTCAAAtgccagtctcagctgtgcaGGTTCAAATGAAGGGAATACCAGTTTCTTCTGTTACTACAGTGAGAGCCCCCCAACCTCAGCTCCAGCCCCAGACCACTACCCAACTGCAACCCCAGCCTCAAGCCCAAATCCATGCACAGATTCAGGTCCAGCCCTTTGGCCAAGTCCAGCAAATACCACACATTCAGGCTCAAGCTCATCTCCAGCCCAAAGCACAAGCCCAAATCCACCCGCAAGTCCGAGTTCAGTTTCAGCCGCATGCACCCCAAGCCCAAGTACAGCCCCTCGCTCAAATCCAACCTCAG CCCCAGGTACAGTCGCAGCCTCAGGTTCAGTCTCAGGCCCAAAACCAACTCCATCACCAGGTTCAGGTCCAATTCCAGCAACAAGGTCAGATCCAGCCTCAGGCCCCGCAGCAAACACAGCCCCAGTTTCAAATCCAGTCACCGCAGCAGCTGCAAGTCCAGGCCCAGCCCCAAGTTCAAGCTAAGCTCCAAGTCCAGTTCCAGCCTCAAACCCAGAATCAAGTTCAAACGCAGCCCCAACTTCAGGTTCAGTCTCCAATCAGGCATCAGCTCATCACTGTCCCCGGCCTGCAGCAGCCAGTCCAGCTGCTCTCAGCTCTGCCACCCCATGTTGCAGCTCAGATCCAAGCTCAGATCCAGGCACAGGCGCAGCAGCAGGGAGGCACGGTTCCACAGCAGATCAAACTGCAGCTGCCTATCCAGATCCAGCAGGCGGGGGGGCAGATTCAGGCCCACCAGATCCAGAACATGGTGACCATACAGGCACCAGCAAGCGTCCAGGAGCAtcttcagaggctgcagcaacaacagcaacaacagcagcaacaacagcagcaacaacagcagcaacaacaacaacaacaacagcagcagcag cagccaccaccaccaaagaagaagaaacaccaTGAGGCTAAAAGGGAACAGAAAGAGCCGAATCTGCAGAATCTGCCGACTCTTAGCCCCGGAGACGGAATCCAAAAACAG GTGGTAGTGAAGCAGaatgctgcagcagagcagctgaagcAGAGGAAGTCGCTCGCTGCGGCTGAGCGAGAGGAGAACCAGAG GATGATCGTGTGCAACCAGGTGATGAAGTTCATCCTCGACAAGATTGAGAAGGACGAGAAGCAGGCAGctaagaagagaaagaaggaggaggtggtggagcagAAGCGCTTCAAGCAGAACGCCACCAAGCTGACGGCGCTGCTGTACAAGCACAAAGAGCAGCTGAAGGCCGAGATCCTGAAGAAGAGGGCCCTGCTGGacaaggagctgcagctgcaagtACAG gaggagctgaggcgGGACCTAGCCAGGCTccagaaggagaaggagaaagccCGAGCGGCCATCACCcaagctgctgcagcaacagTCAAGGCGGCCTCTTCCCACTCCTCCCATCCTTCCCACTCGACACATTCCCCTCACAGCAGCCACACAGTGACCTCACCGCCCTCGTCCCATAAACgcaagagggaagaggagagagacaaagaccGACCCAGAGAAAGGGACAGGCACCACGACAAGGACAAGAAACGGGACAGGGACAAAGACAAGGACAGAGACCGGTGTAAAGACAGAGACAAGgacaaagataaagataaagaaaaggataaagacaaagacaaagataaagacaaagacaaagacagagaccGCGAtcgagagagggagaaaaacagagagcgGGACCGGGAGCGAGACAAGGACAGAGATGGGGACAGAGAAAAGGACGGAGATTCCAGCTCATctaaacacaagaagaagaagaagctctcTTCTACCTCAAAGGATCACAAGAAGGACAACAAACTGTACTGTGTCTGCAAGACGGCCTACGACGAGTCAAA GTTTTACATCGGGTGCGACCTGTGCTCCAACTGGTTTCACGGTGCGTGTGTCGGCATCACGGAGAAGGAGGCAAAGAAGTTGGAGGACTTCGTGTGTAACGACTGTAAACAAGGTCAGGAAGGAGGAAGCAACGAGGAGCTCTACTGCATCTGCCGGACGCCATACGACGAATCACA